One stretch of Cellulomonas wangsupingiae DNA includes these proteins:
- a CDS encoding DUF721 domain-containing protein, with protein MSSRRGRAASPTRPADTAGTSGRTAPEQPAPDDGALLPAPTEVPDGVPVSELVTLTPPEQVVRAALARAKAAARARGLRPGVVRSRPLTSGSAPGPRDPQPLAVSAGLLARDLGWEPGLVVGDLVHRWAHIVGPQVAEHCEYVSFTAGLLTVRASSTAWAANLRLLAPAMLARFDETLGEGVVVQIDVLGPVGHGFGRGPRRVAGRGPRDTYG; from the coding sequence GTGTCCTCTAGGCGCGGCCGTGCCGCCTCCCCCACGCGCCCCGCGGACACCGCCGGGACGTCGGGACGCACCGCTCCCGAGCAGCCGGCGCCCGACGACGGCGCCCTGCTGCCCGCGCCGACGGAGGTCCCGGACGGGGTCCCCGTCTCCGAGCTCGTGACGCTCACGCCGCCCGAGCAGGTGGTGCGTGCGGCCCTGGCCCGGGCGAAGGCGGCGGCACGCGCCCGCGGCCTGCGACCTGGCGTGGTCCGCAGCAGGCCGCTGACCAGCGGCTCCGCACCCGGTCCGCGCGATCCCCAGCCGCTGGCGGTGTCCGCGGGCCTGCTCGCGCGGGACCTGGGCTGGGAGCCCGGGCTCGTCGTGGGTGATCTCGTGCACCGGTGGGCGCACATCGTCGGGCCGCAGGTCGCCGAGCACTGCGAGTACGTGTCGTTCACCGCGGGGCTGCTCACGGTGCGCGCGTCGTCCACGGCGTGGGCGGCCAACCTGCGGCTGCTGGCCCCGGCGATGCTGGCGCGGTTCGACGAGACCCTCGGGGAGGGCGTCGTCGTGCAGATCGACGTGCTCGGACCCGTCGGTCACGGGTTCGGCCGCGGTCCGCGGCGCGTCGCCGGGCGGGGCCCGCGCGACACGTACGGCTGA